In Streptomyces sp. NBC_01426, one genomic interval encodes:
- a CDS encoding NAD(P)/FAD-dependent oxidoreductase, which yields MSATGGLGVVDDADVVDVVVVGGGAAGLAGALTLARARRSVLVLDSGSPRNAPAAHLHGYLGHDGTSPADLLARGRAEVLGYGARIRSGAAGTVVAADRVPGGGFLLRCGDGSAVRAGRLLVATGLLDELPPVPGLRERWGRDVLHCPYCHGWEVRDVPLAVLATGPLAAHQAGLWRQWSDRVTLLTHTWTPGPDERELLAARGVEVVEDEVTGLDVGTDDRLAAVVLADGRSVACRALVVAPRFTARSGVLTGLGLPTATIERDGRVIGTCVDADPQTGATALPGVWAAGNVTAPMEQVAGAAAQGVRAAVAINTDLIEEETRRALRAGRGDAG from the coding sequence ATGAGTGCGACGGGTGGGCTCGGTGTGGTGGACGACGCGGATGTCGTGGACGTCGTGGTCGTGGGCGGCGGGGCCGCCGGGCTCGCCGGGGCGCTGACCCTGGCCAGGGCCCGGCGTTCGGTGCTGGTGCTCGACTCCGGCAGCCCGCGCAACGCCCCCGCCGCGCACCTGCACGGGTACCTCGGTCACGACGGTACGAGCCCTGCCGACCTGTTGGCCCGCGGGCGGGCGGAGGTGCTCGGGTACGGGGCCCGCATCCGGTCCGGGGCCGCCGGTACGGTCGTCGCCGCCGATCGTGTACCCGGCGGGGGATTCCTGCTCCGGTGCGGGGACGGTTCGGCCGTACGCGCGGGCCGACTCCTGGTCGCGACCGGGCTGCTGGACGAGCTGCCGCCCGTGCCGGGGCTCCGGGAGCGTTGGGGGCGGGACGTGCTGCACTGCCCGTACTGCCACGGCTGGGAGGTGCGGGACGTGCCCCTCGCCGTGCTGGCCACCGGGCCGCTCGCCGCGCACCAGGCGGGGCTCTGGCGCCAGTGGAGCGACCGGGTGACGCTGCTGACCCACACCTGGACACCGGGGCCGGACGAGCGTGAGCTGCTCGCTGCCCGGGGGGTCGAGGTGGTCGAGGACGAGGTGACGGGCCTGGACGTGGGTACGGACGACCGGCTCGCCGCAGTCGTGCTGGCGGACGGCCGGTCGGTGGCCTGTCGGGCGCTGGTGGTGGCTCCGCGATTCACCGCCCGATCCGGGGTGTTGACCGGCCTGGGGCTGCCGACGGCCACGATCGAGCGGGACGGCCGGGTCATCGGCACCTGTGTGGACGCGGATCCGCAGACCGGGGCGACGGCGCTGCCCGGGGTGTGGGCGGCGGGCAATGTCACGGCCCCGATGGAGCAGGTGGCGGGCGCCGCCGCGCAAGGGGTACGGGCGGCCGTCGCCATCAACACCGACCTGATCGAGGAGGAGACCCGCCGTGCGCTGCGGGCCGGGCGGGGCGACGCCGGCTGA
- a CDS encoding HAD domain-containing protein — MTGSTRRALLFLDVDGPLIPFGGTGHREGPAQQGNEGDSGGNPLLARLDPALGARLTALRCDLVWATTWMDDANEYVAPRIGLPDLPVVAWPDPAEEDERAGLHWKTRTLMRWAAGRPFLWVDDEITPADRAWVAAHHPAPTLLHRVDPRTGLTDRDFAALARWVHDHP, encoded by the coding sequence ATGACCGGGTCCACGCGGCGCGCCCTGCTCTTCCTCGACGTCGATGGCCCCCTCATCCCGTTCGGCGGCACCGGCCACCGCGAGGGTCCCGCGCAGCAGGGGAACGAAGGCGACTCCGGAGGCAACCCCCTCCTGGCCCGGCTCGACCCCGCGCTCGGGGCGCGGCTCACGGCGCTGAGGTGCGACCTGGTGTGGGCGACGACATGGATGGACGACGCGAACGAGTACGTCGCGCCACGCATCGGGCTCCCGGACCTACCCGTCGTGGCCTGGCCGGATCCGGCCGAGGAGGACGAGCGGGCCGGGCTCCACTGGAAGACCCGCACCCTGATGCGATGGGCGGCCGGACGCCCGTTCCTCTGGGTCGACGACGAGATCACCCCCGCGGACCGGGCTTGGGTGGCCGCACATCACCCGGCCCCGACCCTGCTGCACCGCGTCGACCCCCGTACGGGGCTGACCGACCGGGACTTCGCCGCGTTGGCGCGGTGGGTACACGACCACCCGTAG
- the ligD gene encoding non-homologous end-joining DNA ligase, translating into MGAAGNAIELEAGGRTVRLSSPDKVYFPERGLTKRDVAEYYLAVAPGITRALRDRPTTLERFPDGVDGESFFQKRAPKNLPDWIPTAHIAFPSGRTADEICPTEPAAVLWAANLGCLTFHPWPVRREDTDRPDELRIDLDPQPGTDYHHAVAAAHELRALLEELGLRGWPKTSGGRGLHVFVPIAPRWTFTEVRRCAIALGRELERRMPGKVTTAWWKEERGERIFVDYNQTARDRTIASAYSVRPRPHAPVSAPLRWDEVDDAEPRDFDIVTMPARFAELGDLHADMDEHAFVLDAVLELADRQEHEHGMGDMPYPPDYPKMPGEPKRVQPSRAKHED; encoded by the coding sequence ATGGGTGCTGCGGGCAATGCCATCGAGTTGGAAGCGGGAGGGCGGACGGTCCGGCTGTCCAGCCCCGACAAGGTCTACTTTCCGGAGCGCGGCCTCACCAAGCGCGACGTCGCCGAGTACTACCTCGCCGTCGCGCCCGGGATCACCCGCGCCCTGCGCGACCGCCCCACCACGCTGGAGCGGTTCCCGGACGGTGTGGACGGCGAGTCCTTCTTCCAGAAGCGGGCCCCGAAGAACCTGCCCGACTGGATCCCGACGGCCCACATCGCCTTCCCCAGCGGCCGTACGGCCGACGAGATCTGCCCGACCGAGCCGGCCGCCGTCCTGTGGGCCGCCAACCTGGGCTGCCTCACCTTCCACCCCTGGCCGGTGCGCCGAGAGGACACCGACCGGCCGGACGAACTGCGCATCGACCTGGACCCGCAACCGGGCACCGACTACCACCATGCGGTGGCCGCCGCCCACGAGTTGCGCGCACTGCTGGAGGAACTGGGCCTGCGGGGCTGGCCGAAGACCTCGGGTGGGCGCGGGCTGCACGTCTTCGTGCCGATCGCACCGCGCTGGACGTTCACGGAGGTCCGGCGCTGCGCGATCGCGCTGGGCCGGGAACTGGAGCGAAGGATGCCGGGCAAGGTCACCACGGCCTGGTGGAAGGAGGAGCGGGGCGAGCGGATCTTCGTCGACTACAACCAGACCGCCCGCGACCGGACCATCGCCTCCGCGTACTCCGTCCGCCCACGTCCGCACGCCCCGGTTTCGGCCCCGCTGCGCTGGGACGAGGTGGACGACGCCGAGCCGCGCGACTTCGACATCGTCACCATGCCGGCGCGCTTCGCCGAACTCGGCGACCTCCACGCCGACATGGACGAGCACGCCTTCGTGCTGGACGCCGTACTCGAACTCGCGGACCGGCAGGAACACGAGCACGGGATGGGCGACATGCCCTACCCGCCCGACTACCCGAAGATGCCGGGCGAGCCCAAGCGCGTCCAACCGAGCCGCGCCAAGCACGAGGACTGA
- a CDS encoding ABC-F family ATP-binding cassette domain-containing protein: MSPTPAFLTCTDLSFAWPDGTPVLDDFQLTVGPGRTGLIGVNGCGKSTLLKLFAGQLQPAEGRLSVAGTVGHLPQDVTLDVALRVDEALGIRETRTALHAIEAGEATEENFTAVGDDWDVEERALATLDQLGLGRIGLDRTVGELSGGECVLLRLAALLLARPDVLLLDEPTNNLDLRARRRLYAAVESWSGVMVLVSHDRELLERVDQIADLRDGEVRWYGGNFTEYEELLAAEQEAAERMVRVAEADVQRQKRELSEAQMKLARRKRYGQKMYDTKREPKIIMNARKRAAQESAGKHHIMHAEKLAGARERLDQAAEAVRDDDEIRIKLPATQVPPGRRVLTLSDVRLVHGASVPGEWELRGPERIALVGGNGSGKTTLLRTIAGQVAPVSGEALTHVPTRFLPQRLDAEVLDDERSVVENVARFAPHATNNLIRARLAHFLFRGARADRPAGTLSGGERFRAALAALLLAEPAPQLLMLDEPTNNLDLASVRQLTDALASYEGALLVASHDVPFLESIGITRWLLLDGALRPTTAEEVRESLWHT; the protein is encoded by the coding sequence ATGAGCCCCACCCCTGCCTTTCTGACCTGCACCGACCTGTCCTTCGCCTGGCCCGACGGGACCCCGGTCCTCGATGACTTCCAGCTGACCGTCGGCCCCGGCCGAACCGGTCTGATCGGAGTCAACGGCTGCGGAAAATCCACGCTGTTGAAACTCTTCGCCGGTCAACTCCAGCCGGCGGAGGGCCGATTGTCCGTCGCCGGTACCGTCGGCCATCTTCCGCAGGACGTCACACTGGACGTTGCCCTGCGCGTGGACGAGGCGCTCGGCATCCGCGAGACCCGCACCGCGCTCCACGCCATCGAGGCGGGTGAGGCGACCGAGGAGAACTTCACCGCCGTCGGCGACGACTGGGACGTCGAGGAGCGGGCCCTCGCCACCCTCGACCAACTCGGCCTCGGTCGGATCGGACTCGACCGGACCGTGGGCGAGCTGTCGGGCGGCGAGTGCGTCCTGCTGCGACTGGCGGCCCTGCTGCTGGCCCGCCCGGACGTCCTGCTGCTCGACGAACCCACCAACAACCTGGACCTGCGCGCCCGCCGCCGCCTCTACGCGGCGGTGGAGTCCTGGTCGGGGGTGATGGTCCTGGTCAGCCACGACCGGGAACTGCTGGAGCGGGTCGATCAGATCGCCGACCTGCGCGACGGGGAAGTCCGTTGGTACGGAGGGAACTTCACCGAGTACGAGGAACTCCTCGCCGCCGAGCAGGAGGCGGCCGAGCGGATGGTCCGGGTCGCGGAGGCCGACGTCCAGCGCCAGAAGCGCGAACTGTCCGAAGCCCAGATGAAGTTGGCCCGGCGCAAGCGCTACGGACAGAAGATGTACGACACCAAGCGCGAGCCGAAGATCATCATGAACGCACGCAAGCGCGCCGCCCAGGAGTCGGCGGGCAAGCACCACATCATGCACGCCGAGAAACTGGCGGGCGCCCGCGAACGGTTGGACCAGGCCGCCGAGGCGGTCCGGGACGACGACGAGATCCGGATCAAACTGCCCGCGACGCAGGTGCCGCCGGGCCGGCGCGTGCTGACCCTGAGCGACGTGCGGCTCGTCCACGGGGCATCGGTACCGGGCGAATGGGAGCTGCGCGGACCGGAACGCATCGCGCTCGTCGGCGGCAACGGGTCCGGCAAGACCACTCTGTTGCGGACGATCGCCGGACAGGTGGCGCCGGTGTCGGGGGAAGCGTTGACGCACGTGCCAACGCGTTTCCTGCCGCAGCGGCTGGACGCGGAGGTACTGGACGACGAGCGCTCGGTGGTGGAGAACGTGGCGCGGTTCGCCCCGCACGCCACGAACAACCTGATTCGGGCACGCCTCGCGCACTTCCTGTTCCGGGGCGCCCGGGCGGACCGGCCGGCCGGCACCCTGTCGGGCGGTGAACGGTTCCGCGCGGCCCTGGCGGCCCTGCTGCTGGCCGAGCCGGCACCGCAGTTGCTGATGCTGGACGAGCCGACCAACAACCTCGATCTGGCGAGCGTGCGGCAACTCACGGACGCCCTGGCGTCCTACGAGGGCGCGCTGCTGGTGGCCTCGCACGACGTGCCGTTCCTGGAGTCGATCGGCATCACGCGCTGGCTGCTGCTCGACGGCGCGTTGCGACCGACGACGGCCGAAGAGGTCAGGGAGTCCCTGTGGCACACCTGA
- a CDS encoding SsgA family sporulation/cell division regulator, with translation MITVIEQAVQARLVATAPKVESVPVTLCYDRSDPFAVRMAFPAPATLEGIEISWTFARELLECGLQRPAGHGDVRVRPYDAERTTVEFHAPEGVAIVLMTTADLQRFLERASTVVPPGLEHLYLDVDHSLAELMRGSR, from the coding sequence TTGATCACTGTCATCGAGCAGGCCGTGCAGGCCCGACTGGTCGCCACGGCACCGAAGGTGGAGTCCGTGCCCGTCACGCTCTGCTACGACCGGTCGGATCCCTTCGCCGTCCGCATGGCCTTCCCCGCCCCGGCCACCCTGGAAGGCATCGAGATCTCCTGGACGTTCGCGCGCGAGCTGCTGGAGTGCGGGCTGCAACGCCCGGCCGGCCACGGCGACGTGCGCGTGCGCCCGTACGACGCCGAGCGCACCACGGTCGAGTTCCACGCACCGGAGGGAGTGGCGATCGTCCTGATGACCACGGCCGACCTCCAGCGGTTCCTGGAGCGGGCCTCCACGGTCGTCCCGCCGGGCCTGGAGCACCTCTACCTCGACGTGGACCACAGCCTGGCGGAGCTCATGCGGGGCTCCCGCTGA
- a CDS encoding ATP-dependent DNA ligase: MDLPVMPPVKPMLAKSVAKIPPGMQYEAKWDGFRAIVHRDGDEVEIGSRTGKSLTRYFPELVTALRENLPERCVVDGEIVIIHDARLDFDRLTERIHPAASRVKLLAETTPAGFIAFDLLALDDRALLDTPLSERRETLAHALSTARPPVHLAPATTDLAQAQEWFELFEGAGLDGVIAKPLDLPYRPDARLMFKIKHERTADVVLAGFRFHKSGPIVGSLLLGLYDDHGALQHVGVCAAFPMKRRAELIDELEPLRMPDPAGHPWAAWAEESAHESARLPGAQSRWTGKKDLSWVPLRPERVCEVKYDHMEGDRFRHTAQFRRWRPDRTPQSCTYAQLEEVVRYDLGEVLGTGTPRAGSGTGQG; the protein is encoded by the coding sequence ATGGATCTACCGGTGATGCCCCCTGTGAAGCCGATGCTCGCCAAGTCCGTGGCCAAGATCCCGCCCGGCATGCAGTACGAGGCCAAATGGGACGGCTTCCGGGCGATCGTGCACCGTGACGGTGACGAGGTCGAGATCGGCAGCCGCACCGGGAAGAGCCTGACCAGGTACTTCCCCGAGCTGGTGACGGCTCTGCGGGAGAACCTGCCGGAGCGCTGCGTCGTGGACGGCGAGATCGTGATCATCCACGACGCGCGGCTCGACTTCGACCGACTCACGGAGCGGATCCATCCGGCCGCGTCCCGCGTGAAACTCCTCGCGGAAACCACCCCGGCCGGTTTCATCGCCTTCGATCTGCTCGCGCTCGACGACCGGGCCCTCCTGGACACCCCGCTCTCCGAACGCCGCGAGACCCTCGCCCACGCCCTTTCCACCGCTCGGCCCCCCGTCCACCTCGCGCCCGCGACCACCGACCTCGCACAGGCGCAGGAGTGGTTCGAGCTGTTCGAGGGCGCCGGGCTCGACGGGGTGATCGCCAAACCCCTCGATCTCCCCTACCGGCCGGACGCCCGACTCATGTTCAAGATCAAGCACGAGCGTACGGCCGACGTCGTCCTCGCGGGTTTTCGTTTCCACAAGAGCGGTCCGATTGTCGGATCGCTGCTCCTGGGCCTGTACGACGACCACGGCGCCCTCCAACACGTCGGCGTGTGCGCCGCCTTCCCCATGAAGCGTCGCGCCGAGCTGATCGACGAACTCGAACCGCTACGCATGCCGGACCCCGCCGGCCACCCCTGGGCGGCGTGGGCCGAGGAGTCCGCGCACGAGAGCGCCCGGCTGCCCGGGGCGCAGAGCCGGTGGACCGGCAAGAAGGACCTGTCCTGGGTGCCGCTGCGCCCGGAGCGTGTCTGCGAGGTCAAGTACGACCACATGGAGGGCGACCGGTTCCGGCACACCGCGCAGTTCCGCCGCTGGCGGCCGGACCGGACCCCGCAGAGCTGCACGTACGCCCAGCTGGAGGAGGTCGTCCGCTACGACCTCGGTGAGGTGCTCGGAACGGGAACGCCCCGTGCGGGGAGCGGAACGGGCCAGGGCTAG
- a CDS encoding NAD(P)/FAD-dependent oxidoreductase yields MAHVLIIGGGIGGQATALLAARRGHTVELFERDARAPGTALDRDFFGWRRPSVPQATQPHALLGAARNVLRVELPDVHAEMLRLGARERHELDWFDARPPTRPGDEDLVMLQARRIVLESALATALRAETGVVARHGEPVTGLTTVAGSEGIRVTGLTAPTGTFSGDLVVDAGGRRGGVERFLAEAGCRPVPVERHRTGLAYFCRWYRLPDGMDEGPRRPWAVTGGAFAGCAVFPADNRVFAVTLFVHTGDPTRAALRDPEVFEAAARAFPPGAAWLGLGGEPLSDVMAAASLDNRWSAPADEQGPVVSGLVPVGDAITHTNPTLGQGTSLALWAASRVARTAHQDPGSYRFAADYHAWALRTLKPWFDFQVVADAAIGERFATRAGRTGTAREVAALFDCALEDPEVMRARARVRHLADPPERAYADPEIRARVARWLAERPDYAPNEVGPDRAAWEKLTAG; encoded by the coding sequence ATGGCACATGTCCTGATCATCGGCGGAGGTATCGGAGGGCAGGCGACCGCGCTGCTCGCCGCCCGGCGCGGCCATACCGTGGAACTCTTCGAACGGGACGCCCGGGCCCCCGGTACCGCGCTCGACCGGGACTTCTTCGGCTGGCGCCGCCCGTCCGTGCCCCAGGCCACCCAACCGCACGCGCTGCTCGGCGCCGCCCGGAACGTACTGCGCGTCGAACTGCCCGATGTCCACGCGGAGATGCTGCGGCTCGGGGCCCGTGAACGGCACGAGCTCGACTGGTTCGACGCCCGCCCGCCCACCCGCCCCGGCGACGAGGACCTCGTCATGCTCCAGGCCCGGCGCATCGTCCTGGAGAGCGCGCTGGCCACCGCCCTGCGCGCCGAGACCGGGGTGGTCGCACGGCACGGGGAGCCGGTCACCGGGCTGACCACGGTGGCCGGGTCCGAGGGCATCCGGGTCACGGGGCTGACCGCGCCGACCGGGACGTTCTCCGGGGACCTCGTGGTCGACGCGGGCGGGCGGCGGGGCGGCGTCGAACGCTTCCTGGCCGAGGCGGGCTGCCGGCCCGTCCCCGTGGAACGGCACCGCACCGGGTTGGCGTACTTCTGCCGCTGGTACCGGCTGCCCGACGGCATGGACGAAGGCCCGCGCCGCCCCTGGGCGGTCACCGGCGGCGCGTTCGCCGGGTGCGCGGTGTTCCCCGCCGACAACAGGGTCTTCGCCGTCACCCTGTTCGTGCACACGGGGGACCCCACGCGCGCCGCGCTGCGCGATCCCGAGGTGTTCGAGGCCGCCGCGCGCGCCTTCCCTCCCGGCGCCGCGTGGCTGGGCCTGGGAGGCGAACCGCTGTCCGACGTCATGGCCGCCGCGAGCCTGGACAACCGCTGGTCCGCGCCCGCCGACGAGCAGGGTCCGGTGGTGAGCGGGCTGGTGCCCGTCGGGGACGCCATCACCCACACCAACCCGACCCTGGGCCAGGGGACCTCGCTCGCCCTGTGGGCCGCGAGCCGGGTGGCGCGCACGGCGCACCAGGACCCGGGCTCGTACCGGTTCGCCGCCGACTACCACGCCTGGGCGCTCCGGACGCTGAAGCCGTGGTTCGACTTCCAGGTCGTGGCCGACGCGGCCATCGGGGAGCGGTTCGCGACCAGGGCGGGTCGTACGGGGACGGCGCGCGAGGTGGCCGCACTGTTCGACTGCGCTCTGGAGGACCCGGAGGTGATGCGGGCGCGGGCCCGCGTGCGCCACCTGGCCGATCCGCCGGAACGGGCTTACGCGGACCCGGAGATCAGGGCGCGGGTGGCGCGCTGGCTCGCGGAACGACCGGACTACGCGCCGAACGAGGTCGGACCGGATCGCGCCGCATGGGAGAAGCTGACGGCGGGGTGA
- a CDS encoding WhiB family transcriptional regulator, producing the protein MSMNTSERPTTAVAAPAWYELALCAQTGPGFFFPEPGSSLRDAKRLCGACEGRVACLEYALANDERFGVWGGLSETERLALRPRH; encoded by the coding sequence ATGTCGATGAACACGAGTGAACGGCCGACCACCGCAGTAGCCGCCCCCGCCTGGTACGAACTCGCCCTGTGCGCCCAGACGGGCCCGGGCTTCTTCTTCCCGGAGCCGGGCTCCTCGCTGCGCGACGCGAAGCGCCTGTGCGGTGCGTGCGAGGGGCGCGTCGCGTGCCTGGAGTACGCCCTGGCGAACGATGAACGCTTCGGAGTCTGGGGCGGCCTCTCGGAAACCGAACGCCTCGCCCTCCGCCCCCGCCACTGA
- a CDS encoding acyl-ACP desaturase, translating into MTITSPHLGSSEAWTDAKLLFALEEVVEKELNRHLQVTKDWMPHDYVPWSDGRNFPAFFEDGEAWDPEQSKVTDIGKIALVVNLLTEDNLPSYHHEIASLFGRNGAWGTWVHRWTAEEGRHGIVMRDYLLASRAVDPDKLEAFRMQHMSEGFESDNRHSMLHSVAYVAFQELATRISHRNTGHQSGDPICDRMLARIAQDENLHMIFYRNLLGAAFELAPDLTMQAVRDVVVGFRMPGHGMPGFERMAAQMAIGGVYNLRIHHDDVLSPVIRFLKIMDIDGLGPEGQKAQEELGLFMGGLDSEASKFDERLAARAARIAARKG; encoded by the coding sequence GTGACAATCACCTCTCCCCACCTCGGCAGCTCGGAGGCGTGGACGGACGCCAAGTTGCTGTTCGCGCTGGAAGAGGTGGTCGAAAAGGAGCTCAACCGCCACCTGCAGGTCACCAAGGACTGGATGCCCCACGACTACGTTCCGTGGAGCGACGGCCGGAACTTCCCCGCCTTCTTCGAGGACGGCGAGGCGTGGGACCCCGAGCAGTCCAAGGTCACCGACATCGGCAAGATCGCCCTCGTCGTCAACCTGCTGACCGAGGACAACCTCCCCAGCTACCACCACGAGATCGCGTCACTTTTCGGCCGCAACGGCGCCTGGGGCACCTGGGTGCACCGCTGGACCGCCGAGGAGGGTCGCCACGGCATCGTGATGCGCGACTACCTGCTGGCCTCGCGCGCCGTGGACCCGGACAAGCTCGAAGCATTCCGGATGCAGCACATGTCCGAGGGCTTCGAGTCCGACAACCGGCACTCGATGCTGCACTCCGTGGCGTACGTCGCCTTCCAGGAGCTCGCGACCCGCATCTCCCACCGCAACACCGGCCACCAGTCCGGTGACCCGATCTGCGACCGGATGCTGGCCCGCATCGCGCAGGACGAGAACCTGCACATGATCTTCTACCGCAACCTGCTGGGCGCCGCCTTCGAGCTGGCCCCGGACCTGACCATGCAGGCCGTGCGCGACGTCGTGGTCGGCTTCCGGATGCCCGGACACGGCATGCCCGGCTTCGAGCGGATGGCCGCGCAGATGGCGATCGGCGGGGTCTACAACCTGCGGATCCACCACGACGACGTACTGAGCCCCGTGATCCGATTCCTGAAGATCATGGACATCGACGGTCTCGGCCCCGAGGGACAGAAGGCGCAGGAGGAGCTCGGGCTCTTCATGGGCGGCCTGGACAGCGAGGCCAGCAAGTTCGACGAGCGCCTGGCCGCCCGCGCGGCGCGCATCGCGGCCCGCAAGGGCTGA
- a CDS encoding nucleotide triphosphate diphosphatase NUDT15 — translation MAPAPAAPTGPTDPASSPEPWVRAAPRPNAVVGVGLVVVDADGRVLLGMAHDGRWELPGGKVDAGEGFEQAAARELAEETGLRAEPEDIDVLAVHIDSAAGLTRLTAAAVTHTAEGTPAATEPDKIARWAWFAPTEIPTDLYVPSVTVLRTCLPEARHLPDVSTYDYATHD, via the coding sequence ATGGCCCCCGCACCCGCCGCGCCCACCGGCCCCACCGACCCCGCGTCATCCCCCGAGCCCTGGGTACGCGCCGCCCCCCGGCCGAACGCCGTCGTCGGCGTCGGGCTCGTCGTGGTCGACGCCGACGGCCGGGTCCTGCTCGGCATGGCCCACGACGGCCGCTGGGAACTGCCCGGCGGCAAGGTGGACGCCGGGGAGGGCTTCGAACAGGCCGCGGCCCGGGAACTCGCCGAGGAGACCGGCCTGCGCGCGGAACCCGAGGACATCGACGTCCTGGCCGTCCACATCGACTCCGCGGCCGGCCTGACGCGACTGACCGCGGCCGCCGTCACCCACACCGCCGAAGGCACACCGGCGGCCACCGAGCCCGACAAGATCGCCCGATGGGCCTGGTTCGCCCCCACCGAGATCCCGACGGACCTCTACGTCCCCTCGGTGACGGTCCTGCGCACCTGCCTCCCCGAAGCACGTCACCTGCCCGACGTCTCGACGTACGACTACGCGACGCACGACTAG